The genomic interval TGTAAGCCGTGACTTCAAAACCAGAAGTTAGGCGGACGCGAGCAACTTTACGCAAGGCGGAGTTTGGCTTTTTGGGAGTTGTTGTATAAACTCTGGTACAAACGCCACGGCGCTGAGGGCAACTCTTGAGCGCGGGTGACTTAGTTTTCTTCTCGATCTTTTGGCGTTCGCTACGAATAAGTTGTTGAATAGTGGGCATGAGTATGGACGACTGGTGCGACCTAATTTTGAGCTAGACTTTGCAACAAATTCTAATTATGGCAATTTTTAGGTGGATGTGTCAACCGTAAAAGAATGACTGCATCCACAAGTTTGGGTCGCATTCGGGTTGGTGAAGCGAAAACCGCCGCCCATTAAATCTTCTGAGTAGTCGAGAATCAGGTCTTTGAGGTAGAGCCAGTGCTGTTCGTCTACGAGCAAAGCAATCCCTTGGCTTTCTAGAGCGCGATCGCTAGAGCGCATTTGAGCATCAAAATCAATCGTATAAGCCCATCCCGCACAGCCGCCACTTTGGACGCCCAGCCTTAAATAAGACCGAGAGGGCGCATTGGCTTGAAGGCGGCGAATTTCGCTAGCAGCGGATGGGCTTAAATGAATCATAACTTCTTAGCAAGCAGGGGTGGGTTTGTTCGTCCGGGCGTAATCATCTTGATAGCGAACGATATCATCTTCGCCCAGATATTCCCCATTTTGCACCTCAATCAGCACCAACGGAATCACCCCAGGATTTTCCAGGCGGTGGGGCGTGCATTGCGGCACATAGGTAGACTGATTGCTGTAGATCACCGTTTCTTGCTCGCCGCACGTTACCTTTGCCGTTCCCGAAACCACAATCCAGTGTTCGCTGCGGTGGTGGTGCATTTGCAGGCTCAGACGATGACCGGGTTTGACCTCAATCCGCTTAATTTTATAGCCTCTGCCCTCTTCCAGAACCGTAAACGATCCCCAAGGACGCAATTCAGTTGCAGCAACGCCTCTAGGAGCAACAGCCGCCGGTAAAGGTAAAACAGGTACTTGAGCCGTTTCTTGAAGTTGGGTCACGATCTAAACCTCCATGAAGTCCAAGAATAATTGCTGCTGACTCAACGGCACAACCCACCTATGGGTTCAGCCAAGCCAAACATAACAGATCCGTCTAGGGGGGTGTCACCCGCCTGTTGATGATTTGAGCCAATTTACACCAACTCTTCATCTCATCCGCAGAAATTTGAAGGAACCTTGAACCCAAGCTTAACGAGGTGTAACAAAAATCCCCAAACCATTATGGACGCGGGCGACATTGCGAGGCGGACGATCGACTAACTGACCGCCTAGATAGAGGCTGGTTGAGCTTCCTCCATCTAAATTGAGCGCTTCAATTGCGCCCATCCGCTGCATCAGTTGAGCGGTTTCCGCCAAGGTTGGCCCTAGACCATCAGCGCGGTGATGAATCGCCGCTAAGATTAGTGTTCCCCGATCGGTAGTCGCGATCGCACTTCGGGGCGCTCTTTGTTGAATAAACGCCTCGCTAAACTGTTCGCCCTTAGCATCTAGCACCACTTGGCGATTTTGGACTAACAGCGGCCCTGCG from Desertifilum tharense IPPAS B-1220 carries:
- the rpsL gene encoding 30S ribosomal protein S12, giving the protein MPTIQQLIRSERQKIEKKTKSPALKSCPQRRGVCTRVYTTTPKKPNSALRKVARVRLTSGFEVTAYIPGIGHNLQEHSVVMIRGGRVKDLPGVRYHIIRGTLDTAGVKDRRQGRSKYGAKRPKQ
- a CDS encoding iron-sulfur cluster assembly accessory protein, with protein sequence MIHLSPSAASEIRRLQANAPSRSYLRLGVQSGGCAGWAYTIDFDAQMRSSDRALESQGIALLVDEQHWLYLKDLILDYSEDLMGGGFRFTNPNATQTCGCSHSFTVDTST
- a CDS encoding phosphomannose isomerase type II C-terminal cupin domain is translated as MTQLQETAQVPVLPLPAAVAPRGVAATELRPWGSFTVLEEGRGYKIKRIEVKPGHRLSLQMHHHRSEHWIVVSGTAKVTCGEQETVIYSNQSTYVPQCTPHRLENPGVIPLVLIEVQNGEYLGEDDIVRYQDDYARTNKPTPAC